In Peromyscus leucopus breed LL Stock chromosome 16_21, UCI_PerLeu_2.1, whole genome shotgun sequence, a single genomic region encodes these proteins:
- the LOC119086770 gene encoding von Hippel-Lindau disease tumor suppressor-like, with amino-acid sequence MAAGRAPPELRSVRVNPRDPRVAQPLSLYFQGEPQPFQTLLPGASLRINSYRGHPWLFRDARTNDRLLVNQTELFVPSLSVDGRPAFANITLPVYTLKERCLQVVRSLVSPENYKRLDIVSSLYEDLEDHPNVKKDLERLSQERIENQ; translated from the coding sequence ATGGCTGCAGGGCGGGCGCCACCCGAGCTGCGCTCAGTGAGGGTAAACCCGCGCGACCCGCGCGTGGCGCAGCCCCTGTCGCTCTACTTCCAAGGCGAACCACAGCCCTTCCAGACGCTGCTGCCAGGAGCCAGCCTCCGAATCAACAGCTACCGAGGTCACCCTTGGCTCTTCAGGGACGCCAGGACAAACGACAGACTCCTGGTTAACCAAACTGAGTTATTTGTGCCATCTCTCAGTGTTGACGGGCGGCCTGCCTTTGCCAACATCACACTGCCAGTATACACGCTGAAAGAGCGGTGCCTTCAAGTTGTGCGAAGCCTAGTCAGCCCCGAGAACTACAAAAGACTGGACATTGTCTCCTCACTCTACGAAGATTTGGAAGACCACCCCAACGTGAAGAAAGACCTGGAACGGCTTAGCCAAGAACGCATTGAAAATCAGTGA